In one Bartonella grahamii subsp. shimonis genomic region, the following are encoded:
- a CDS encoding leucyl aminopeptidase family protein, with amino-acid sequence MQHYHIHFTSTRIDNSCPIILVNQRSLTNLSLDASTTAWIKVNDFTGKAGQILFVPHETGHLKKVLFGIGNGNDPFITGLLAQKLPAGQWHLEGTTSDEINAYLGLAFGSYQFNRYRQNSSFKSLSIHVNEAVDLNELQRIYEAVFFVRDLINIPANDMTPNALEKEARKLGKTYGAHVQSICGDDLLTHNFPMIHAVGRAGSIAPRLIELHWGQEHHPKITLVGKGVTFDTGGLDIKSANNMLLMKKDMGGGANVLGLAKLIMDAKLPFRLRVLIPAVENAISANAYRPSDILKSRKGLSIEVGNTDAEGRLVLADALAYGDEESPQFMLCMATLTGAARIALGPDLPAFYCNDSIWAQQISESAHAVFDPLWQMPLWKPYQEMLSSPIADLNNVTGNSFAGSITAALFLNSFVEKAEHFAHFDLYGWVPKEKPGYPIGGSAQTIRALYNIFKNEI; translated from the coding sequence ATGCAGCACTATCACATTCATTTTACCTCAACGCGTATCGATAACAGTTGCCCTATCATCTTGGTAAACCAAAGAAGTCTTACCAACTTATCACTTGATGCGTCAACAACAGCATGGATAAAAGTTAATGACTTTACAGGCAAAGCAGGACAAATACTCTTTGTTCCTCACGAAACGGGGCATTTAAAAAAAGTTTTATTTGGAATTGGCAATGGGAACGATCCCTTTATCACAGGACTGCTTGCTCAAAAGCTTCCTGCTGGTCAATGGCATTTAGAAGGTACAACCTCTGATGAAATAAATGCCTATCTTGGATTAGCATTTGGTAGCTATCAATTTAATCGCTATCGTCAAAATTCTTCTTTCAAATCATTGTCCATCCATGTCAATGAAGCCGTTGATCTTAATGAACTCCAACGAATTTATGAAGCTGTCTTTTTCGTCCGTGATCTCATCAATATTCCAGCCAATGATATGACCCCTAATGCTCTCGAAAAAGAAGCACGAAAACTAGGAAAAACCTACGGTGCTCATGTCCAAAGTATTTGTGGAGATGATCTCTTAACTCATAACTTTCCGATGATTCATGCCGTAGGCCGAGCAGGCAGTATTGCACCGCGACTGATTGAGTTACACTGGGGGCAAGAACATCATCCTAAAATAACGTTGGTGGGCAAAGGGGTAACTTTTGATACGGGAGGACTCGATATTAAATCTGCCAATAACATGTTGCTTATGAAAAAAGACATGGGGGGTGGGGCAAATGTTTTGGGATTGGCTAAACTTATCATGGATGCCAAATTGCCTTTCCGTCTACGTGTTTTGATTCCAGCTGTAGAAAATGCAATTTCTGCGAATGCTTACCGACCAAGTGATATTCTCAAAAGTCGTAAAGGCTTAAGTATTGAAGTAGGTAATACAGATGCTGAAGGGCGACTTGTTCTTGCCGATGCGCTCGCCTATGGTGATGAAGAAAGTCCACAATTCATGCTTTGTATGGCTACTTTAACGGGGGCAGCACGTATAGCATTAGGACCAGATCTTCCCGCATTTTATTGTAATGATTCAATATGGGCACAACAAATTTCTGAATCTGCTCACGCCGTTTTTGATCCTCTTTGGCAAATGCCCCTTTGGAAACCTTACCAAGAAATGTTATCATCACCAATTGCTGATCTTAATAATGTAACTGGAAATAGCTTTGCTGGCTCTATAACGGCAGCTTTATTTCTTAATTCTTTTGTTGAAAAAGCTGAACATTTTGCGCATTTTGACCTTTATGGATGGGTTCCAAAAGAAAAACCAGGATACCCTATTGGTGGATCAGCACAAACTATTCGTGCTCTTTATAATATTTTTAAAAATGAAATTTGA
- the coaA gene encoding type I pantothenate kinase, producing MIDTTIQKINQEDNLVKSVSDRYSPYRVFTAQEWSEFRADTPLTLTFDEIKRLRSIDDPIDLKEVQRIYLSLSRLLSCHVEAVQELFHKRRQFLHQEETRKTPFIIGIAGSVAVGKSTTARILQELLKRWTSSLKVDLITTDGFLYPNAILQQKNRMKRKGFPDSYDIKKLLCFLSAIKAGIGNVRAPLYSHMTYDVLENQTITIDRPDILIVEGINVLQVSDLPKDGKAIPFVSDFFDFSIYVDAETEVIRHWYLERFKRLRKTAFQNPESYFHRYALLSEKEASKIAEDLWQTINLKNLQENILPTRPRSNLILRKGKNHLVEYVALRRL from the coding sequence ATGATTGATACGACTATACAAAAAATTAATCAGGAAGATAATCTGGTCAAATCCGTTTCTGACCGATATTCACCCTATCGTGTTTTTACTGCACAAGAATGGTCAGAGTTTCGTGCAGACACACCTCTTACTTTGACTTTTGATGAAATTAAGCGTCTACGCTCTATTGATGATCCTATCGATCTTAAAGAAGTCCAACGCATTTATCTTTCTTTATCGCGTCTGTTATCATGCCATGTCGAAGCAGTACAGGAACTTTTTCACAAACGTCGGCAGTTTCTTCATCAAGAAGAGACTAGAAAAACGCCCTTTATTATTGGAATTGCTGGTTCTGTAGCAGTAGGAAAATCAACCACAGCTCGCATTCTTCAAGAACTGTTGAAACGATGGACATCTAGCCTTAAAGTTGATCTGATCACAACGGATGGTTTTCTCTATCCTAACGCAATCTTACAGCAAAAAAATCGTATGAAACGTAAAGGATTCCCTGATTCCTATGATATTAAAAAATTGCTGTGCTTTCTTTCGGCTATAAAAGCAGGTATCGGAAATGTCCGTGCGCCGCTTTACTCACATATGACCTATGATGTTCTAGAAAATCAGACAATTACCATTGATCGTCCTGATATTTTAATTGTTGAAGGTATTAATGTATTACAGGTCAGTGATCTTCCTAAAGATGGGAAAGCTATTCCTTTCGTATCAGATTTTTTTGATTTTTCAATCTATGTCGATGCTGAAACAGAAGTCATTCGCCACTGGTATTTGGAGCGCTTTAAACGTTTGCGTAAAACAGCTTTTCAAAATCCTGAATCCTATTTTCATCGTTATGCCCTACTCAGTGAAAAAGAAGCCTCAAAAATCGCTGAGGATCTTTGGCAAACAATTAATTTAAAAAATTTACAAGAAAATATATTGCCAACACGACCACGATCCAATCTCATTCTACGAAAAGGAAAAAATCATTTGGTCGAGTATGTCGCACTTAGACGACTATAA
- a CDS encoding asparaginase, with the protein MKKIAIGTLGGTIAMTADSFGHMQPTLTSDNLIKSVPNLNNVADIHAQTLMQIPSGSLSFQILFEIIEWAKQQINAGAKGIVLTQGTDTLEETAFFLSLYWKEAEPLIITGAMRMPHEAGADGPANLLAATRVAVAPQSRNRGVLVVINDTIHSPYWLYKSHTVKVETFQSGLAGILGTILEGKLIYFNDQKFFPTTFDLPQNHDYQIALLYSSLSSDAQLMKLCLESGYYAGVVIAGFGAGHCSFQEADLVQQYAQKIPIIIASRCCNGSTTRITYGYKGSEIDMIASGALMSGYLSAVKARLLLWAFLAQGHSLAQIRANWNDWTIS; encoded by the coding sequence ATGAAAAAAATAGCCATAGGAACCTTAGGTGGAACAATTGCAATGACTGCTGATAGTTTTGGTCACATGCAACCGACTTTAACTTCAGATAACCTCATAAAAAGTGTTCCTAATTTAAATAACGTTGCTGATATTCATGCACAAACATTAATGCAAATACCAAGTGGATCTTTATCGTTTCAAATTCTTTTTGAAATAATCGAGTGGGCAAAACAACAAATAAATGCTGGTGCAAAAGGTATTGTTTTAACACAAGGGACTGATACTCTGGAAGAAACAGCTTTTTTTCTTTCTCTTTATTGGAAGGAAGCTGAACCACTCATCATAACCGGCGCTATGCGCATGCCTCATGAAGCGGGCGCAGACGGCCCCGCCAACCTTTTAGCAGCCACTCGTGTTGCAGTCGCCCCACAAAGTCGTAACAGGGGCGTACTCGTTGTCATAAATGATACAATTCATTCACCTTATTGGCTCTATAAAAGCCATACCGTCAAAGTCGAAACATTTCAATCAGGTCTTGCGGGTATTTTAGGAACTATTCTAGAGGGAAAACTTATTTATTTCAATGATCAAAAATTTTTTCCGACAACGTTTGATCTTCCCCAAAACCACGATTATCAAATTGCACTCCTCTATTCCTCTTTATCATCTGATGCACAATTAATGAAACTATGCCTTGAAAGTGGATATTATGCTGGAGTTGTTATTGCTGGTTTTGGTGCAGGACACTGCAGTTTTCAAGAAGCAGACCTTGTACAACAATATGCACAAAAAATACCAATCATTATTGCTAGTCGTTGTTGTAATGGCTCAACAACTCGTATAACTTATGGCTATAAAGGCTCAGAAATCGATATGATTGCTTCTGGTGCTCTCATGTCTGGTTATTTATCAGCCGTAAAAGCGCGTCTACTTTTATGGGCTTTTTTGGCGCAAGGGCACTCACTAGCACAAATCCGTGCAAACTGGAATGACTGGACGATAAGTTAA
- the hslV gene encoding ATP-dependent protease subunit HslV — MTEHKPDIMYGTTIITVRKGGKAVMAGDGQVSLGQTIMKGNARKVRRLGKNGVVIAGFAGATADAFTLLERLEIKLEQYPDQLMRACVELAKDWRTDRYLRRLEAMMLVADKKVTLALTGLGDVLEPEDGVMAIGSGGNFALSAARALMDLDLDAETIARKAMAIAAKICVYTNDHFTIETLDAELSSLEKAI, encoded by the coding sequence ATGACAGAACATAAGCCAGACATAATGTATGGTACAACAATTATTACGGTACGAAAAGGTGGCAAAGCCGTGATGGCCGGTGATGGTCAGGTCTCTCTTGGACAGACAATTATGAAAGGTAATGCACGTAAAGTGCGTCGTCTTGGAAAGAACGGAGTGGTTATTGCTGGTTTTGCAGGTGCTACGGCAGATGCTTTCACATTACTGGAAAGATTGGAAATAAAGCTTGAGCAATATCCTGATCAGCTTATGCGTGCATGTGTAGAACTTGCAAAAGATTGGCGAACAGATCGCTATTTGCGTCGTCTCGAAGCAATGATGCTCGTGGCTGATAAGAAAGTGACTTTGGCTCTAACAGGGCTTGGTGATGTCTTAGAACCAGAAGATGGGGTTATGGCAATTGGCTCTGGAGGAAATTTTGCTCTTTCAGCAGCGCGTGCACTCATGGACTTGGATTTGGATGCAGAAACTATTGCTCGTAAAGCTATGGCTATTGCCGCTAAAATTTGTGTTTACACCAATGATCATTTTACGATTGAAACATTGGATGCAGAATTATCTTCTTTAGAGAAAGCTATTTAA
- the hslU gene encoding ATP-dependent protease ATPase subunit HslU translates to MCVVFSPRETVSELDRFIIGQNDAKRSVAIALRNRWRRQQLDEPMREEVMPKNILMIGPTGVGKTGIARRLAKLSGAPFVKVEATKFTEVGYVGRDVEQIIRDLVEIAISLVREKKRDEIKEKAHVNAEERVLDALVGKTASPVTRDSFRKKLREGELDEKEIEIEVADNNSNSASTFDIPGMPGAQMGIMNLSDILGKMGSRTKVRKTTVKDAFKPLIDDESEKLLDQEQIIQEALRVAENDGIVFIDEIDKIATRDGGVSAAVSREGVQRDLLPLVEGTTIATKYGQIKTDHILFIASGAFHVSKPSDLLPELQGRLPIRVELNPLTREDLRRILTEPEASLIKQYIALMATEEVHLEITDDAIDALADIAVDLNARIENIGARRLQTVMERVLDEISFTAPDKVGTSFTIDAAYVRKSIGELAADIDLSRFIL, encoded by the coding sequence ATGTGTGTTGTATTTTCCCCTCGTGAGACTGTTTCTGAACTTGATCGTTTTATTATTGGCCAAAATGATGCCAAACGCTCTGTAGCTATTGCACTGCGCAATCGGTGGCGTCGACAACAGCTTGATGAGCCGATGCGTGAAGAAGTTATGCCAAAAAATATTTTAATGATAGGGCCAACAGGTGTTGGTAAAACTGGTATTGCACGTCGATTAGCAAAACTTTCTGGAGCTCCCTTCGTGAAAGTAGAAGCGACTAAATTTACTGAAGTTGGTTATGTGGGACGTGATGTTGAGCAAATTATTCGAGATCTTGTTGAAATTGCTATTTCTCTTGTGCGTGAAAAGAAACGGGATGAAATAAAAGAAAAGGCTCACGTGAATGCTGAAGAGCGCGTTTTAGACGCCCTTGTTGGTAAAACAGCCAGTCCCGTTACCCGTGATAGTTTTCGCAAAAAATTGCGTGAAGGTGAATTGGATGAGAAAGAGATTGAAATTGAAGTCGCCGATAATAATAGCAATAGTGCTTCAACCTTTGATATTCCTGGTATGCCTGGGGCACAAATGGGTATTATGAATTTATCAGATATTTTGGGCAAAATGGGTAGTCGTACAAAGGTCCGTAAGACGACAGTAAAGGATGCTTTTAAGCCGCTCATTGATGATGAATCTGAAAAACTCCTTGATCAGGAGCAAATTATTCAAGAAGCGCTTCGTGTTGCTGAAAATGATGGTATTGTTTTTATTGACGAGATTGATAAAATTGCAACCAGGGATGGTGGAGTCAGTGCTGCGGTTTCGCGTGAGGGGGTTCAACGTGATCTTTTGCCTTTGGTTGAAGGAACAACAATTGCTACAAAATATGGGCAAATTAAAACAGATCATATTCTTTTTATTGCCTCAGGCGCGTTTCATGTTTCCAAGCCATCTGATTTATTACCGGAACTTCAAGGACGTTTGCCCATCCGTGTGGAGCTCAACCCTTTAACAAGGGAAGATTTACGGCGCATTCTAACGGAACCAGAAGCTAGTTTGATTAAACAATATATTGCTCTTATGGCAACAGAAGAAGTTCATTTGGAAATTACTGATGATGCAATTGATGCTTTAGCAGATATTGCTGTAGATTTAAATGCAAGGATTGAAAATATAGGGGCACGTCGTTTGCAAACAGTGATGGAGCGCGTTTTGGATGAAATTTCTTTCACGGCACCTGATAAAGTAGGAACATCGTTTACAATTGATGCCGCTTATGTGAGAAAATCTATTGGCGAGCTTGCTGCTGATATCGATCTTTCACGTTTTATTCTTTAG